From Candidatus Vicinibacter affinis, the proteins below share one genomic window:
- a CDS encoding helix-turn-helix transcriptional regulator has product MEPKTQQNGARAKILRALANADCGLTTAELAESAGLTAGQVRDNAGVAKKAGLLTIEQDEMTRFVTYHIAQKGREWLSAGNDDAQAVADTGQDGEDHQSHCAPEDRARWPPRQLAFVRATRPTWFRGPIRQQTKALLQI; this is encoded by the coding sequence ATGGAACCAAAAACCCAACAAAACGGCGCCCGCGCGAAGATTCTACGCGCGCTGGCCAACGCAGATTGTGGCCTGACAACAGCGGAGCTTGCAGAATCTGCAGGGCTCACCGCCGGCCAGGTGCGCGACAACGCCGGAGTGGCAAAAAAGGCTGGCCTGCTGACGATCGAGCAGGACGAAATGACGCGCTTCGTGACGTACCACATTGCGCAGAAGGGGCGCGAATGGTTGAGCGCTGGCAATGACGACGCGCAAGCGGTCGCGGACACCGGCCAAGATGGTGAAGATCATCAATCGCATTGCGCGCCAGAAGACCGAGCGAGATGGCCTCCGCGCCAACTGGCGTTTGTCCGCGCTACTCGGCCTACATGGTTCAGGGGACCGATTCGCCAGCAAACCAAAGCATTGTTGCAGATCTAG